The following coding sequences lie in one Montipora foliosa isolate CH-2021 chromosome 11, ASM3666993v2, whole genome shotgun sequence genomic window:
- the LOC137975688 gene encoding serine racemase-like: MASASSKELKITIRHVQQAAKRIAPYIHQTPVMTCSTLDNKAGRALHFKCELFQKIGAFKIRGAMNAVMQLLESLPSEQKPVLVTHSSGNHAQALALSAKTMGLQAYIAMPRNAPPVKKAAVRDYGATIVECGVSAEDRELTANKILEKTANSYLIPPFDHPDVIAGQGTIALEFLNQVPSLDAVVVPVSGGGMLSGICIAVKALKPHIKIYAAEPLNADDCAKSFVARKRIPLQDTPNTIADGLRTSVGYLTWPIICEYVTDVITVTEDEITSAMRLVWERMKLLIEPSAAVGVAAVLSENFKTIPAQELSNVGVILCGGNVDLDNLPWTTS, encoded by the exons ATGGCATCAGCCTCAAGCAAGGAGTTAAAAATTACCATTCGTCATGTTCAACAAGCAGCAAAAAGAATTGCCCCATACATACACCAAACTCCTGTGATGACTTGCTCAACCCTTGACAATAAAGCAGGCAGAGCATTGCACTTCAAATGTGAACTCTTTCAGAAAATTGGAGCTTTTAAG ATAAGAGGAGCAATGAATGCCGTTATGCAGCTGCTAGAATCTCTTCCATCAGAACAGAAACCTGTACTTGTGACACACAGCAGTGGAAATCATGCACAAGCTCTTGCACTGTCTGCAAAGACAATGGGACTTCAAGCATACATTGCTATGCCAAGAAATGCTCCACCAGTTAAGAAAGCAGCTGTCAGGGATTATGGAGCAACTATTGTTGAGTGTGGTGTATCAGCTGAG GATAGAGAGTTGACTGCCAACAAAATCCTTGAAAAGACAGCAAATTCATATCTCATTCCACCATTTGATCACCCTGACGTCATTGCAGGCCAGGGAACCATTGCTCTTGAATTCCTTAATCAG GTTCCATCATTGGATGCAGTTGTTGTCCCTGTTAGTGGAGGTGGAATGTTGAGTGGAATTTGTATTGCAGTCAAGGCACTTAAACCTCACATAAAAATATATGCTGCTGAGCCACTGAATGCTGATGATTGTGCAAAGTCATTTGTTGCAAGGAAGAGGATTCCTTTACAAG ATACCCCTAACACCATAGCTGATGGCTTAAGGACAAGTGTAGGGTATCTAACCTGGCCAATCATATGTGAATATGTGACTGATGTAATAACAGTGACTGAAGATGAAATCACGTCTGCAATGAGACTTGTCTGGGAGCGAATGAAGCTTTTGATTGAGCCATCTGCAGCGGTGGGAGTGGCAGCAGTGCTAtcagaaaatttcaaaacaattccTGCACAAGAACTTAGCAATGTGGGTGTTATACTGTGTGGGGGAAATGTGGACCTAGATAATCTTCCATGGACAACAAGTTGA
- the LOC137974883 gene encoding serine racemase-like, translated as MASSDSQVNFQDVQEAAKRINSYVHRTPVMTCTTLDNMAGRELHFKCELFQKIGAFKIRGATNAVLQLLGSLPPDQKPVVVTSSSGNHAQALALTAKTMGLKAYIAMPSNAPAVKKAAVKGYGATIVDCGPNTHEARDAATQKIIQENSPNAYLIPSSDHPHIIAGQGSIAIELLEQVPNLDAIVVPVGGGGMLSGICIASKGLKPGIKIYAAEPLNADDCARSFVAKERILQTSSPNTVADGLRIGLGKKTWPIIRDNVTDVITVTEDEIISAMRLVWERMKLMIESSAAVGVAAVLSDKFKALPLQDIKNVGVILCGGNVDLDNLPWKK; from the exons ATGGCATCCAGTGATTCACAAGTCAACTTTCAAGATGTGCAAGAAGCAGCCAAAAGAATCAATTCATATGTACACAGAACACCAGTAATGACTTGCACAACTCTTGACAATATGGCGGGTAGAGAATTGCACTTCAAATGTGAACTGTTCCAAAAAATTGGAGCTTTTAAG ATCAGAGGAGCAACCAATGCTGTTCTACAATTGCTTGGCTCATTGCCACCAGACCAGAAACCTGTTGTTGTCACCAGCAGCAGTGGAAATCATGCACAAGCTCTTGCATTGACTGCAAAGACGATGGGACTTAAAGCTTACATTGCTATGCCATCAAATGCTCCTGCAGTTAAAAAGGCAGCTGTGAAAGGATATGGGGCAACTATTGTTGATTGTGGTCCAAATACTCATGAG GCAAGAGATGCTGCTACTCAGAAGATTATTCAGGAGAACAGTCCCAATGCATACCTTATTCCATCATCAGACCATCCCCACATCATCGCAGGCCAGGGGTCAATTGCTATTGAGCTACTGGAACAG GTGCCAAACTTGGATGCAATTGTGGTCCCTGTTGGCGGAGGTGGAATGCTGAGTGGAATTTGTATAGCATCGAAAGGACTGAAGCCTGGCATAAAGATCTATGCTGCAGAGCCTCTAAATGCTGATGATTGTGCAAGATCTTTTGTGGCCAAAGAGAGAATTCTGCAAACCA GTTCCCCGAACACAGTAGCTGATGGACTTAGAATTGGACTTGGAAAGAAGACTTGGCCCATCATACGAGACAATGTAACTGACGTCATAACTGTGACAGAAGATGAAATCATATCTGCAATGAGGCTTGTCTGGGAACGAATGAAGCTTATGATTGAGTCCTCTGCGGCAGTAGGTGTGGCAGCAGTGTTATCAGACAAATTCAAAGCACTACCCTTGCAGGATATCAAGAATGTTGGTGTTATATTATGCGGTGGAAATGTGGACCTCGACAATCTCCCATGGAAAAAATAG
- the LOC137975311 gene encoding uncharacterized protein: MLNDYWAKGPHLLSDLLGVLRFGENNIAMIGDIRKMYHTVKTKTIEQHTHRFLWRNMDTGRRPDTYVIQRVSFVDKLSETIATVALRKTAEMEAGKYTEAAQVIKENTYVDDIIERVPTKKKATKLVRDIDAILDEGNFKMKEWIFTDDRTDLLKTIPNGKSSKYYGKGPFTVRAKILMRELWGIENKLGWDDAIPERTEIRKCNGCLETRVYRKPTDTGLLLHYKSHVDVRYKKSLLKTMLDRAFKLSSTWKLFHLECDRLTQTFSRLQYPAQLLQSTISNFVTKKVSDEAISTRACNVNEAPVRIVLPFKDQRSANSARRQLGELGRKIGIDIHAVYTSRKIGHHIKPKEKKPPIINQQRVVYHYKCGLCDANYVGYTCRHLYQRVEEHMKGSSSIGNHIKEQHGTVPSDIYRDFKILRKCESKFDCLIYEMLFIKELKPTLNKQSDSIRAKLFI; this comes from the exons ATGCTCAATGACTACTGGGCTAAAGGACCACACCTACTTAGTGACCTCTTGGGAGTACTCAGGTTCGGAGAAAACAACATTGCAATGATAGGTGATATCAGGAAAATGTATCATACAGTCAAGACCAAAACTATTGAGCAACATACCCATAGATTTTTATGGAGAAATATGGACACTGGAAGACGACCAGACACGTATGTAATACAAAGAGTCTCATTTGTTGACAAGCTCTCAGAAACGATTGCTACTGTTGCATTGAGAAAAACAGCAGAAATGGAAGCAGGTAAATATACCGAAGCAGCTCAGGTCATCAAAGAAAACACGTATGTGGATGACATAATAGAGCGTGttcccaccaaaaaaaaagcaacaaaactTGTTAGGGATATAGACGCTATACTTGACGAAGGAAACTTCAAAATGAAAGAGTGGATTTTCACCGATGATAGAACTGATCTACTCAAAACTATACCCAACGGCAAATCCTCTAAGTACTACGGAAAAG GACCATTTACAGTCAGAGCAAAGATTTTAATGAGGGAACTATGGGGGATCGAAAATAAACTAGGATGGGATGATGCAATTCCTGAAAG AACGGAGATTCGGAAATGCAATGGTTGCTTGGAGACAAGGGTATACAGAAAACCAACTGACACCGGATTATTGCTGCATTACAAGAGCCACGTCGATGTTAGATACAAGAAGTCATTGCTAAAAACAATGCTGGATCGTGCCTTTAAATTGTCATCTACCTGGAAACTGTTCCACCTGGAATGTGACCGTCTCACACAAACGTTCTCCCGACTTCAGTACCCAGCTCAACTGCTGCAATCGACCATCAGTAATTTTGTCACCAAGAAAGTTTCCGACGAGGCAATTTCCACACGAGCATGTAACGTGAATGAAGCGCCTGTCAGAATAGTGTTACCTTTCAAAGATCAGAGATCGGCTAATTCAGCGCGAAGGCAACTTGGGGAACTGGGCCGAAAAATTGGAATTGATATTCACGCCGTGTATACAAGCCGTAAGATTGGACACCATATCAAACCGAAAGAAAAGAAGCCGCCTATCATAAACCAGCAACGCGTTGTTTACCATTACAAGTGTGGTTTGTGCGATGCAAACTATGTCGGGTATACGTGCCGACACCTCTATCAGCGCGTCGAGGAACACATGAAAGGATCGTCTTCAATCGGGAATCACATTAAAGAGCAACATGGAACAGTCCCTAGTGACATATatcgtgactttaagatcttgagaaagTGCGAAAGTAAATTCGATTGCCTCATctacgaaatgctttttataaagGAGCTTAAACCAACTTTGAACAAACAGTCAGATTCAATCCGTGCGAAGTTATTTATATAG